The proteins below are encoded in one region of Streptomyces spinoverrucosus:
- a CDS encoding glutamate racemase, which translates to MKIALMDSGIGLLAATAAVRRLRPDADLVLSLDPDGMPWGPRTPEDLTERALAVGEAAAGHRPDALIVGCNTATVHALTALRARLEPALPVIGTVPAIKPAAAGGGPVAIWATPATTGSPYQRGLIENFAAGVDVTEVPCWGLAEAVERADETAIDATVAAAAELTPDDVTTVVLGCTHYELVAERIRAAVQRPGLPPLVLHGSAGAVAAQALRRIGARPEPGATPLGSVTVLLSGREGALPAAALTYEEGRLLTAASPVL; encoded by the coding sequence GTGAAGATCGCGCTCATGGACTCCGGAATCGGTCTGCTGGCGGCCACCGCAGCGGTACGGCGCCTCCGCCCCGACGCCGATCTCGTCCTCTCCCTGGACCCCGACGGCATGCCCTGGGGGCCGCGCACGCCGGAGGATCTCACCGAGCGCGCCCTGGCCGTCGGCGAGGCGGCCGCCGGGCACCGGCCCGACGCCCTCATCGTCGGCTGCAACACGGCGACCGTGCACGCCCTGACCGCCCTGCGGGCCCGCCTGGAACCGGCGCTGCCGGTCATCGGCACGGTCCCGGCGATCAAGCCGGCCGCGGCCGGCGGCGGCCCCGTCGCGATCTGGGCCACACCCGCCACCACCGGCAGCCCTTACCAGCGGGGACTCATCGAGAACTTCGCCGCGGGCGTGGACGTCACCGAGGTGCCGTGCTGGGGGCTCGCGGAAGCGGTCGAACGCGCCGACGAGACGGCCATCGACGCCACCGTCGCCGCTGCCGCCGAGCTGACCCCGGACGACGTCACCACCGTCGTTCTGGGCTGCACCCACTACGAACTGGTCGCCGAACGCATCCGCGCCGCCGTGCAGCGCCCCGGCCTGCCCCCGCTCGTTCTGCACGGCTCCGCCGGAGCGGTGGCCGCCCAGGCACTGCGCCGGATCGGCGCGCGTCCCGAGCCCGGCGCCACCCCGCTCGGCAGTGTGACGGTGCTGCTGAGCGGCCGCGAGGGCGCGCTGCCCGCGGCTGCCCTGACCTACGAGGAAGGCCGCCTGCTCACGGCCGCCAGCCCGGTTCTGTGA
- a CDS encoding NUDIX hydrolase, which translates to MATPDFIRTLRASAGHQLLWLPGVTAVVFDDDGRVLLNRRSDTGRWSLIGGIPDPGEQPAACAVREVHEETAVRCLPERVVLVQALKPVTYGNGDTCQYMDITFRCRAVGGEARVNDDESLDVDWFDVDALPELNEFGLLRIKQSLSDAPTWFDATTFE; encoded by the coding sequence ATGGCTACTCCTGACTTCATCCGCACCCTGCGGGCCTCCGCCGGACATCAGCTGCTCTGGCTCCCCGGGGTCACCGCGGTCGTCTTCGACGACGACGGCCGAGTGCTGTTGAACCGCCGCTCCGACACCGGGCGGTGGTCGCTGATCGGTGGCATCCCGGACCCCGGGGAGCAGCCGGCCGCCTGCGCGGTGCGGGAGGTCCACGAGGAGACCGCGGTGCGCTGCCTGCCCGAGCGGGTGGTGCTGGTCCAGGCGCTGAAGCCCGTCACGTACGGCAACGGCGACACCTGCCAGTACATGGACATCACGTTCCGCTGCCGGGCGGTCGGCGGCGAGGCGCGGGTGAACGACGACGAGTCACTGGACGTCGACTGGTTCGACGTCGACGCCCTTCCGGAGCTCAACGAGTTCGGGCTGCTGCGGATCAAACAGTCCCTGTCGGATGCACCCACATGGTTCGACGCCACGACTTTCGAATGA
- the lnt gene encoding apolipoprotein N-acyltransferase has translation MTVTATSVDESDALHPRTAPESRAARWLRRLVPAAAAALSGVLLYISFPPRTLWWLALPAFAVFGWVLRGRGWKAALGLGYLFGLGFLLPLLVWTGVEVGPGPWLALVAIEAVFVALVGVGVAAVSKLPGSPVWAAAVWIAGEAARARVPFDGFPWGKIAFGQADGVFLPLAAVGGTPVLGFAVVLCGFGLYDVVRLSLRARRTRVVGRGAAAVALLSVAVPVVGALAARPLVSDKAEDGTTTVAVIQGNVPRAGLDFNSQRRAVLDYHARETQRLAAEVEAGKVAKPDFVLWPENSSDIDPFANPDAYAVIDGAAKAIGVPISVGGVVERDGKLLNEQILWDPQKGPVDTYDKRQIQPFGEYLPLRPLLDMINESWTSMVRQDFSRGSEPGVFDMDGATVGLVTCYEAAFDWTVRSEVTDGAQLISVPSNNATFDRSEMTYQQLAMSRIRAVEHSRTVAVPVTSGVSAIILPDGTITQRTGMFVADSLVQEVPLRSSLTPATRLGVLPEIALVLVAAGGIGWAIAAGARGRRTDDV, from the coding sequence GTGACCGTCACCGCAACCTCCGTGGACGAGTCGGACGCCCTGCACCCGCGAACCGCGCCCGAGTCGCGCGCCGCGCGGTGGCTGCGCCGTCTCGTTCCGGCCGCCGCCGCAGCGCTCTCCGGAGTGCTCCTCTACATCAGCTTCCCGCCGCGCACTCTGTGGTGGCTGGCCCTGCCGGCCTTCGCCGTCTTCGGCTGGGTGCTGCGCGGCCGCGGTTGGAAGGCGGCCCTCGGCCTCGGCTACCTCTTCGGCCTCGGCTTCCTGCTGCCGCTGCTGGTGTGGACCGGTGTGGAGGTCGGTCCCGGGCCGTGGCTCGCCCTGGTGGCGATCGAGGCGGTCTTCGTCGCCCTGGTGGGCGTGGGTGTCGCCGCGGTGTCCAAGCTGCCGGGCTCGCCCGTGTGGGCGGCAGCGGTGTGGATCGCCGGTGAGGCGGCACGCGCGCGTGTGCCGTTCGACGGCTTCCCCTGGGGCAAGATCGCCTTCGGGCAGGCGGACGGTGTCTTCCTGCCGCTGGCCGCGGTCGGCGGCACCCCGGTGCTCGGCTTCGCGGTCGTCCTGTGCGGCTTCGGCCTGTACGACGTCGTACGCCTGAGCCTCCGGGCGCGACGCACACGCGTGGTAGGGCGGGGCGCGGCGGCCGTGGCGCTGCTCAGTGTGGCCGTGCCGGTGGTGGGCGCCCTGGCCGCCCGCCCCTTGGTGAGCGACAAGGCCGAGGACGGCACCACCACCGTCGCCGTCATCCAGGGCAACGTCCCGCGCGCGGGCCTCGACTTCAACTCCCAGCGGCGGGCCGTCCTCGACTACCACGCGCGCGAGACGCAGCGCCTGGCCGCCGAGGTCGAGGCGGGCAAGGTGGCCAAGCCGGACTTCGTGCTCTGGCCGGAGAACTCCTCCGACATCGACCCCTTCGCCAACCCCGACGCCTACGCGGTCATCGACGGTGCCGCCAAGGCGATCGGTGTGCCCATCTCGGTCGGCGGTGTCGTCGAACGCGACGGCAAGCTCCTCAACGAGCAGATCCTCTGGGACCCCCAGAAGGGGCCCGTCGACACCTACGACAAGCGGCAGATCCAGCCGTTCGGCGAGTACCTGCCGCTGCGCCCGCTGCTCGACATGATCAACGAGAGCTGGACGTCGATGGTCCGCCAGGACTTCAGCCGGGGCAGCGAGCCGGGTGTGTTCGACATGGACGGCGCCACGGTCGGTCTCGTCACCTGCTACGAGGCGGCCTTCGACTGGACCGTGCGCTCCGAGGTCACCGACGGCGCGCAGCTGATCTCCGTGCCGAGCAACAACGCGACCTTCGACCGCAGCGAGATGACCTACCAGCAGCTCGCCATGTCCCGCATCCGCGCGGTCGAGCACAGCCGGACGGTGGCGGTACCGGTGACCAGCGGCGTCAGCGCGATCATCCTGCCGGACGGCACGATCACCCAGCGGACCGGCATGTTCGTCGCCGACTCGCTGGTCCAGGAGGTGCCGCTGCGCTCCTCCCTGACCCCCGCCACCCGGCTCGGCGTCCTGCCGGAGATCGCCCTGGTGCTGGTCGCGGCGGGCGGCATCGGCTGGGCGATCGCCGCCGGCGCGCGCGGGCGGCGCACGGATGACGTGTAG
- a CDS encoding O-antigen ligase family protein, translated as MVLGACALWALITAAVHGGRPEGVLLAVLAVAAGYAAGRICGALAPVAAPLTGALAGVGLAISVPHLAPGPQPGVPLGHAGATAALLALSTGAACCAARATAVPALRPALWALAAGIVATAAVLGTTAGVLACAAVLLCSLAAGRMGRRGAGLAGLAAVAAVVTGLTWAIAGGALPEGLAASLEGPLTRHRVELWQDALALAHQDPALGVGPGRFGELSATSVASPLSDGKPHSALLQQAAEQGAIGVALLAAAFCWVLYALWRTARPTPVALSAGAALTALAVIATVGNALSFTAVSVGAGLLAGLATARPLAEEPTRRESVVPGDRRLP; from the coding sequence ATGGTGCTCGGCGCCTGCGCCCTGTGGGCGCTGATCACGGCGGCCGTGCACGGCGGGCGCCCGGAAGGCGTGCTGCTGGCGGTGCTGGCCGTGGCCGCCGGTTACGCCGCGGGCCGCATCTGCGGAGCCCTCGCGCCGGTCGCCGCGCCCTTGACCGGGGCGCTGGCCGGAGTCGGACTGGCGATCAGCGTTCCGCACCTCGCGCCGGGGCCGCAGCCCGGCGTGCCACTGGGCCACGCCGGCGCCACCGCCGCCCTCCTCGCGCTGTCCACCGGCGCGGCGTGCTGCGCCGCCCGGGCCACGGCCGTACCGGCGCTGCGGCCGGCCCTGTGGGCACTGGCCGCCGGGATCGTCGCGACGGCGGCCGTGCTCGGCACCACCGCCGGGGTCCTCGCGTGCGCCGCGGTGCTGCTGTGCTCGCTGGCGGCCGGCCGGATGGGCCGTCGAGGTGCGGGCCTCGCGGGGCTGGCCGCGGTGGCGGCGGTGGTGACCGGTCTGACCTGGGCGATCGCCGGCGGTGCACTGCCCGAGGGGCTCGCCGCCTCCCTGGAGGGTCCGCTGACCCGGCACCGGGTGGAGCTGTGGCAGGACGCGCTGGCGCTGGCCCACCAGGACCCCGCCCTGGGCGTCGGTCCGGGGCGCTTCGGGGAGCTCAGCGCGACCTCGGTCGCGTCCCCGCTGTCCGACGGCAAGCCCCACTCCGCGCTGCTGCAGCAGGCGGCCGAACAGGGGGCCATCGGGGTGGCACTGCTCGCGGCGGCCTTCTGCTGGGTGCTGTACGCCCTGTGGCGCACCGCGCGGCCCACACCCGTCGCACTCAGCGCGGGCGCGGCACTGACGGCGCTCGCGGTCATCGCCACGGTGGGCAACGCGCTCAGTTTCACGGCGGTGTCGGTGGGCGCCGGGCTGCTCGCGGGGCTGGCCACGGCACGCCCGCTGGCGGAGGAGCCGACGCGGCGGGAGAGCGTCGTACCGGGTGACCGGCGGCTGCCGTGA
- a CDS encoding 3-hydroxybutyrate dehydrogenase yields the protein MTASHALPGPHAPTLDLGGRTALVTGAAGGIGRACVLRLAAAGAKVRAVDRDDAGLEALAERSAGLPGSVEPHVLDLTDLDAAEAAAVGTDVLVNNAGLQLVRPIEEFPPDVFHTVLTVMLEAPFRLIRGALPHMYGQGWGRIVNISSVHGLRASPYKAAYVAAKHGLEGLSKTAALEGASHGVTSNCVNPGYVRTPLVEKQLADQARAHGIPQERVLAEVMLQDSAVKRLIEPEEVAEAVAYLCGPQASFMTGTSLVLDGGWTAH from the coding sequence ATGACCGCGTCCCATGCCCTTCCCGGCCCCCACGCCCCCACGCTCGATCTCGGCGGCCGCACGGCCCTCGTCACCGGTGCCGCCGGCGGTATCGGTCGCGCCTGTGTCCTGCGGCTCGCGGCCGCCGGCGCCAAGGTCAGAGCGGTCGACCGGGACGACGCCGGCCTGGAGGCGCTCGCCGAGCGGTCGGCGGGCCTGCCGGGCAGCGTCGAACCGCATGTCCTCGACCTCACCGACCTGGACGCCGCCGAAGCCGCGGCGGTCGGCACGGACGTGCTGGTCAACAATGCCGGGCTGCAGTTGGTGCGCCCGATCGAGGAGTTCCCGCCGGACGTCTTCCACACCGTGCTCACCGTGATGCTGGAGGCGCCGTTCCGTCTCATCCGCGGCGCGCTGCCGCACATGTACGGGCAGGGCTGGGGCCGCATCGTGAACATTTCCTCCGTGCACGGCCTGCGCGCCTCGCCCTACAAGGCGGCGTACGTGGCCGCCAAGCACGGCCTGGAGGGCCTGTCCAAGACCGCCGCCCTGGAAGGCGCGTCCCACGGCGTCACCTCGAACTGCGTGAACCCCGGCTATGTGCGCACGCCTCTGGTCGAGAAGCAGCTCGCCGACCAGGCCCGGGCGCACGGCATCCCGCAGGAGCGGGTCCTGGCGGAGGTGATGCTGCAGGACAGCGCCGTCAAGCGGCTCATCGAACCCGAGGAGGTCGCCGAGGCCGTGGCCTATCTGTGCGGTCCGCAGGCATCCTTCATGACGGGTACGTCGCTCGTGCTCGACGGCGGCTGGACCGCGCACTAG